In Acidimicrobiales bacterium, the following are encoded in one genomic region:
- a CDS encoding ATP-binding protein, whose amino-acid sequence MDDAADPSRPEGRVIGTEDATPLEFWAAVGEGAFLQLDDVVTCERPLPDGRTVRISGVVGQVRARHEGARFDSDVFLVADGVLPAEVSEAAMVQATRFEPEIFVPPLPGAPVHRATGAARDHALFFDGMEHLLPAGLSRDDEPMYLNLEFLDGTRGAHVNISGVSGVATKTTYATFLLYGLFTSGVLGAEAVNTKALVFNVKGEDLLFLDHPNTRLSDDQAARYRAVGLSPGAFPSVAVFAPPRRGAPDAAPDVASRTLGVTSFFWTLEEFCAEELLPFLFADTEDDRAQYTLVVHNVTARLAADARPSGEGAVSVDGRTVRTFRELVEVIHDKIDGDDDHERERWAGRAVGQGTVNAFIRRLAGSVRHVDHLVRGDVPDPVRHRIRDDAQVTVVDLHNLNDRAKRFVVGVTLRKQFLAKERSGVARPLQFVVLDELNKYAPREGWSPIKEILLDVAERGRSLGIVLIGAQQTASEVERRIVANSAVRVVGRLDPAEAARGEYGFLPPAQRQRATIIKPGTMIVAQPELPVPLMVQFPFPAWATRASEAGANPAAGDQPEDPFAGLPS is encoded by the coding sequence CGAGCGGCCCCTCCCCGACGGCCGGACCGTCCGGATCTCGGGGGTGGTCGGTCAGGTCCGGGCCCGCCACGAGGGGGCCCGGTTCGACTCCGACGTGTTCCTGGTGGCCGACGGGGTGCTGCCCGCCGAGGTGAGCGAGGCGGCGATGGTCCAGGCCACCCGCTTCGAGCCCGAGATCTTCGTGCCCCCGCTCCCCGGCGCGCCGGTCCACCGGGCCACCGGCGCGGCCCGCGACCACGCCCTCTTCTTCGACGGCATGGAGCACCTGCTGCCCGCGGGGCTGTCTCGCGACGACGAGCCGATGTACCTGAACCTCGAGTTCCTCGACGGCACCCGGGGCGCCCACGTCAACATCAGCGGGGTGTCCGGCGTGGCCACCAAGACCACCTACGCCACGTTCCTGCTCTACGGCCTGTTCACCTCGGGAGTGCTGGGGGCCGAGGCCGTCAACACCAAGGCGTTGGTCTTCAACGTCAAGGGCGAGGACCTCCTCTTCCTCGACCACCCGAACACGCGGCTCTCCGACGACCAGGCCGCCCGCTACCGCGCCGTCGGGCTGAGCCCCGGCGCCTTCCCGAGCGTGGCCGTCTTCGCCCCTCCCCGCCGGGGCGCCCCGGACGCCGCCCCGGACGTGGCCAGCCGCACCCTGGGCGTCACCTCGTTCTTCTGGACGCTCGAGGAGTTCTGCGCCGAGGAGCTGTTGCCGTTCCTCTTCGCCGACACCGAGGACGACCGCGCCCAGTACACGCTGGTCGTCCACAACGTCACCGCCCGCCTCGCCGCCGATGCCCGCCCCAGCGGCGAGGGCGCCGTCAGCGTCGACGGTCGCACGGTCCGCACCTTCCGCGAGCTCGTCGAGGTGATCCACGACAAGATCGACGGCGACGACGACCACGAGCGGGAGCGCTGGGCCGGACGTGCGGTCGGGCAGGGGACGGTCAACGCCTTCATCCGCCGTCTCGCCGGATCGGTCCGTCACGTCGACCACCTCGTCCGGGGCGACGTGCCCGACCCGGTCCGGCACCGCATCCGCGACGACGCCCAGGTCACCGTGGTCGACCTCCACAACCTCAACGACCGGGCCAAGCGCTTCGTCGTCGGGGTCACGCTGCGCAAGCAGTTCCTCGCCAAGGAGCGCAGCGGGGTGGCGAGGCCGCTCCAGTTCGTCGTCCTCGACGAGCTCAACAAGTACGCCCCCCGCGAGGGCTGGAGCCCCATCAAGGAGATCCTCCTCGACGTCGCGGAGCGCGGTCGCTCCCTCGGCATCGTGCTCATCGGCGCGCAGCAGACGGCCAGCGAGGTCGAGCGCCGCATCGTGGCCAACTCGGCGGTGCGGGTGGTGGGCCGGCTCGACCCCGCCGAAGCGGCCCGGGGGGAGTACGGCTTCCTCCCGCCGGCCCAGCGCCAACGGGCCACCATCATCAAGCCCGGCACGATGATCGTCGCCCAGCCCGAGCTCCCCGTCCCGCTCATGGTGCAGTTCCCCTTTCCGGCGTGGGCCACGCGGGCCAGCGAGGCGGGCGCCAACCCGGCGGCGGGCGACCAGCCGGAGGACCCGTTCGCCGGGCTGCCGTCGTGA
- the sbcD gene encoding exonuclease subunit SbcD codes for MRLLHTADWHVGRTVRGRSRIPEHEAVLADLVRVADEEAVDLVLVVGDLFDTAAPTPDAERIVYRTLLDLGRGGRPVVVVSGNHDNPRRLAAVAPLLEQAAVHVRTAVVPPAAGGVVALEAGGVPVRLALVPFVSQRHVIGVDELMGAGADQHSMQYADRLARIVAVLATGFEDHTVNIVVAHAMVVGGVMGGGERGAHTVFEYAVPATAFPGSAHYVALGHLHRGQRIAGPCPIWYPGSPLALDFGEQHDVKGALLVEALPRTPAKVEPVELSGGRAFRTVAGTLGQLGEQVRPGDDAYVRVVVHERTRVGLADEVRELFPDAVDIRVDAPERPFDPAADTPTDRLEPRDQFAGYLRDREIDDERLVALFDELHDEAVQAEAGDADAP; via the coding sequence GTGAGGCTCCTGCACACCGCCGACTGGCACGTGGGTCGGACGGTGCGGGGTCGCTCACGGATCCCCGAGCACGAGGCGGTCCTGGCCGACCTGGTGCGCGTCGCCGACGAGGAGGCGGTCGACCTCGTGCTGGTCGTCGGCGACCTGTTCGACACCGCCGCTCCCACCCCCGACGCCGAGCGCATCGTGTACCGCACCCTCCTCGACCTCGGCCGTGGCGGTCGCCCCGTCGTGGTGGTCTCCGGCAACCACGACAACCCCCGCCGCCTGGCCGCCGTGGCCCCGCTCCTCGAGCAGGCGGCCGTCCACGTCCGCACCGCCGTGGTCCCGCCCGCCGCCGGCGGGGTCGTGGCGCTCGAGGCCGGCGGGGTGCCGGTGCGCCTGGCCCTCGTGCCGTTCGTGTCGCAGCGCCACGTGATCGGGGTCGACGAGCTCATGGGTGCAGGGGCCGACCAGCACTCGATGCAGTACGCCGACCGACTCGCCCGGATCGTCGCCGTCCTGGCCACGGGCTTCGAGGACCACACCGTCAACATCGTGGTGGCGCACGCCATGGTCGTCGGCGGGGTGATGGGGGGCGGCGAACGCGGCGCCCACACCGTGTTCGAGTACGCCGTGCCGGCCACGGCGTTCCCGGGCTCGGCCCACTACGTGGCCCTCGGCCACCTGCACAGGGGTCAGCGCATCGCCGGTCCCTGCCCCATCTGGTACCCCGGCTCGCCCCTGGCCCTCGACTTCGGCGAGCAGCACGACGTGAAGGGTGCGCTGCTGGTGGAGGCCCTGCCCCGCACCCCGGCGAAGGTCGAACCGGTCGAGCTCTCGGGAGGCCGCGCCTTCCGCACCGTCGCGGGCACCCTCGGCCAGCTCGGCGAGCAGGTGCGGCCCGGCGACGACGCGTACGTGCGGGTCGTGGTCCACGAGCGGACGCGGGTGGGCCTCGCCGACGAGGTCCGTGAGCTCTTCCCCGATGCCGTCGACATACGGGTGGACGCCCCGGAGCGCCCCTTCGACCCCGCCGCCGACACCCCAACCGACCGTCTCGAACCGCGCGACCAGTTCGCCGGCTATCTGCGTGATCGAGAGATCGACGACGAGCGGCTGGTGGCGCTCTTCGACGAGTTGCACGACGAAGCGGTCCAGGCCGAGGCCGGTGACGCCGATGCGCCCTGA
- a CDS encoding SMC family ATPase, which translates to MRPERLELHGFTAFREPVEIDFTGADLFALSGPTGAGKSSVIDAVCFALYGVVPRYGDRRLVAPVISQGRLEARVALHFSVGEAHYSAVRVVRATANGATTKEARLVRRLPDGDEVLAGTADELTEAVTRLLGLTFEHFTTCVVLPQGDFAQFLHAKPKERQKLLVELLDLGLYERMRSLARIREAAADGSRAEVEHRVAAARDLADPDALVEVEARISVLDELIERIDVDQARLDELRRVVQAETAVGVTARADAERLAAVVRPEGVGATSDAVGAARAELLAAGDAEDAAAAALEAAETACAALPSLDRLDAAATAHADLAQQRQRRSRGEILVAETSEAVEGARAAVEQADAAFRAAEETRDAAQRASLVAEVGAGLHPGDPCPVCGAPVDELPAHPDAEALIEARVHLDEARSVRDDRHRELAATAAELDRLRAKLAEVDESIARLSGALEELPSLEAVETVRAEVAAATAAVGVAKQSVKDGRARRRAAELAERTAVEAEQHARAAFDLARDTVAGLGPPSPGRADLAADWDALVAWADREQPARRQRAELADAAAAGAAAEAAALHDAVVDACRDVGVELGERVARDALVDHRAGLAAERDRRRAAAATLVALEEAHAGYVRDQQVARELARHLSATGFEKWVLDAALRHLVAGATGVLHSLSSGTYSLTLEPRTSNFCVIDHANADAVRSARTLSGGETFLASLALALALADEVAHLGAGGATRLESMFLDEGFGTLDADTLDTVAGALEDLGAQGRTVGIVTHVAELAERLPVRYSVTKTPTGAVVERIDR; encoded by the coding sequence ATGCGCCCTGAGCGACTCGAGCTCCACGGTTTCACGGCGTTCCGCGAGCCGGTCGAGATCGACTTCACCGGCGCCGACCTCTTCGCGCTCTCGGGCCCCACCGGCGCAGGCAAGTCGAGCGTCATCGACGCCGTCTGCTTCGCGCTCTACGGCGTCGTGCCCCGCTACGGCGATCGGCGCCTCGTGGCCCCGGTCATCAGCCAGGGTCGGCTCGAGGCGCGGGTGGCGCTGCACTTCTCCGTGGGCGAGGCGCACTACTCGGCCGTGCGGGTCGTGCGGGCCACCGCCAACGGCGCCACCACCAAGGAAGCGCGCCTCGTCCGCCGGCTGCCGGACGGCGACGAGGTGCTCGCCGGGACCGCCGACGAGCTCACGGAGGCGGTCACCCGCCTGCTCGGGCTCACCTTCGAGCACTTCACCACGTGCGTCGTGCTTCCCCAGGGCGACTTCGCCCAGTTCCTCCACGCCAAGCCCAAGGAGCGCCAGAAGCTGCTGGTCGAGCTGCTCGACCTCGGCCTCTACGAGCGGATGCGGAGCCTGGCCCGGATCCGTGAGGCGGCGGCCGACGGTTCCCGTGCCGAGGTCGAGCACCGCGTCGCCGCTGCCCGCGACCTCGCCGACCCCGACGCGCTGGTCGAGGTCGAGGCCAGGATCTCCGTGCTCGACGAGCTGATCGAGAGGATCGACGTCGACCAGGCCCGCCTCGACGAGCTGCGTCGGGTGGTCCAGGCCGAGACGGCCGTCGGTGTCACGGCCCGCGCCGACGCCGAGCGGCTGGCCGCGGTCGTGCGCCCCGAGGGCGTCGGTGCCACCAGCGATGCCGTCGGCGCCGCCCGGGCCGAGCTCCTCGCCGCCGGCGACGCCGAGGACGCCGCGGCCGCGGCGCTCGAGGCGGCGGAGACGGCCTGTGCGGCGCTGCCCTCCCTCGATCGCCTCGACGCCGCGGCGACCGCCCACGCCGACCTCGCCCAGCAGCGTCAGCGCCGCTCGCGCGGCGAGATCCTGGTCGCGGAGACGTCCGAGGCGGTCGAGGGGGCGCGGGCGGCGGTCGAGCAGGCCGATGCCGCCTTCCGGGCGGCCGAGGAGACGAGGGACGCGGCCCAGCGGGCGTCGCTCGTGGCCGAGGTCGGTGCCGGGCTCCACCCCGGTGACCCGTGTCCCGTCTGCGGCGCGCCGGTCGACGAGCTCCCCGCCCATCCGGACGCCGAGGCGTTGATCGAGGCACGGGTGCACCTCGACGAAGCCCGGTCGGTCCGGGACGACCGGCACCGGGAGCTGGCCGCCACCGCCGCCGAGCTCGACCGGCTCCGCGCGAAGCTCGCCGAGGTCGACGAGAGCATCGCCCGGCTGAGCGGGGCGCTCGAGGAGCTGCCGTCGCTCGAGGCGGTCGAGACCGTGAGAGCCGAGGTCGCCGCCGCCACCGCCGCGGTCGGGGTGGCCAAGCAGTCCGTGAAGGACGGTCGCGCCCGCCGTCGCGCCGCCGAGCTCGCCGAGCGGACGGCCGTCGAAGCCGAGCAGCACGCCCGCGCCGCGTTCGACCTGGCCCGCGACACCGTGGCGGGGTTGGGCCCGCCGTCGCCCGGCCGGGCCGACCTCGCCGCCGACTGGGACGCGCTCGTCGCCTGGGCGGACCGCGAGCAACCGGCCCGCCGCCAGCGAGCCGAGCTCGCCGACGCGGCCGCCGCCGGCGCGGCCGCGGAAGCTGCGGCGCTCCACGACGCCGTCGTCGACGCCTGCCGTGACGTCGGGGTCGAGCTCGGCGAGCGGGTCGCCCGCGACGCGTTGGTCGACCACCGGGCCGGCCTCGCCGCCGAGCGCGACCGCCGCCGGGCGGCGGCGGCGACCCTCGTCGCGTTGGAGGAGGCCCATGCGGGGTACGTCCGCGACCAGCAGGTGGCCCGGGAGCTGGCCCGGCACCTGTCCGCCACCGGGTTCGAGAAGTGGGTGCTCGACGCGGCGCTGCGCCACCTCGTGGCCGGTGCCACCGGTGTCCTGCACTCGCTGTCCAGCGGCACCTACTCGCTCACCCTCGAGCCGCGGACGTCGAACTTCTGCGTGATCGACCACGCCAACGCCGACGCGGTGCGCTCGGCGCGCACGCTCTCCGGGGGGGAGACCTTCCTCGCGTCGCTCGCCCTCGCGCTGGCCCTCGCCGACGAGGTCGCCCACCTCGGCGCGGGCGGCGCCACCCGACTCGAGTCGATGTTCCTCGACGAGGGCTTCGGCACCCTCGACGCCGACACCCTCGACACCGTCGCCGGGGCGCTCGAGGACCTGGGGGCCCAGGGGCGGACGGTGGGGATCGTGACCCATGTCGCCGAGCTCGCCGAGCGCCTGCCCGTCCGCTACTCGGTCACCAAGACCCCCACCGGGGCCGTGGTCGAGCGGATCGACCGGTAG
- a CDS encoding DUF3097 domain-containing protein, with protein MGARDEPYMRGILSEPLDLDGGAPRVRRAPRRVEAVPGLRVTVRADRRDGVVVACTKQVVVLRGDDGRDRPVRLVDGAFAVAGDRVTLVPPRARRDERSRITASGSVAVPGAPARTARAGRILVEGRHDAELVEKVWGDDLRLEGVVVEVLAGADHLDEVVRGFGPGPGRRLGVLLDHLVADSKESRLAEGIDHPDVLITGHPFVDVWAAVKPSVVGIDAWPEVAKGRPWKEGVCASLGVDDPRAFWARVLGSVTSYADLHASLVGAVERLIDFVTEPG; from the coding sequence GTGGGGGCACGCGACGAGCCCTACATGCGGGGCATCCTCTCGGAACCGCTCGACCTCGACGGAGGCGCTCCCCGGGTGCGACGGGCGCCCCGCCGGGTCGAGGCGGTGCCCGGGCTGCGGGTGACCGTGCGCGCCGACCGACGCGACGGCGTGGTGGTCGCCTGCACGAAGCAGGTCGTCGTCCTGCGAGGCGACGACGGTCGGGATCGACCGGTGCGGCTGGTGGACGGCGCCTTCGCCGTCGCCGGCGACCGCGTCACGCTGGTCCCTCCGAGGGCCCGGCGCGACGAGCGTTCCCGCATCACGGCCTCGGGTTCGGTGGCCGTGCCCGGGGCGCCGGCGAGGACGGCCCGGGCCGGCCGCATCCTTGTCGAGGGCCGCCACGACGCCGAGCTCGTCGAGAAGGTCTGGGGCGACGACCTGCGCCTCGAAGGCGTCGTCGTCGAGGTGCTCGCCGGGGCCGATCACCTCGACGAGGTCGTGCGGGGCTTCGGTCCGGGGCCGGGGCGGCGACTCGGGGTCCTGCTCGACCACCTCGTGGCCGACTCGAAGGAGAGCCGCCTCGCCGAGGGCATCGACCACCCCGACGTCCTGATCACCGGCCACCCGTTCGTCGACGTGTGGGCGGCCGTCAAGCCCTCCGTGGTCGGCATCGACGCCTGGCCCGAGGTGGCGAAGGGTCGGCCCTGGAAGGAGGGGGTGTGCGCGTCGCTCGGCGTCGACGATCCCCGAGCGTTCTGGGCCCGGGTGCTCGGGTCGGTGACGAGCTACGCCGACCTCCACGCCTCCCTCGTCGGCGCCGTCGAGCGTCTGATCGACTTCGTCACCGAGCCCGGCTGA
- a CDS encoding ABC transporter ATP-binding protein — MSFLDIRPPRNDDVDASLALHTFELGKDYGDGMGLTELDLRVPSGELVMLVGPNGAGKSTFLGLASGMLEPTTGAAYVHGGTAGSVEARAALSYLPDSPVLYDDLSLMEHIEFVARLHRTVEWEDYADDLLDMFGLTERADDLPSRFSRGLKQKTGLILGLIRPFRLMLIDEPFVGLDTPGQETLVEILSDVVEQGATVICSTHQLDLVPAATRCVGLRDGELAYDGPATAEKIRELVGG, encoded by the coding sequence GTGAGCTTTCTCGACATCAGGCCACCTCGGAACGACGACGTCGACGCCTCGCTGGCGCTGCACACCTTCGAGCTCGGCAAGGACTACGGCGACGGCATGGGCCTCACCGAGCTCGACCTGCGGGTCCCCTCCGGTGAGCTGGTGATGCTGGTCGGGCCCAACGGTGCCGGGAAGTCGACCTTCCTCGGACTGGCCTCGGGCATGCTCGAGCCGACCACCGGCGCGGCGTACGTGCACGGCGGAACGGCGGGGAGCGTCGAGGCCCGGGCCGCGTTGTCCTACCTCCCGGACAGCCCGGTGCTCTACGACGACCTCAGCCTCATGGAGCACATCGAGTTCGTCGCCCGTCTCCACCGCACCGTGGAGTGGGAGGACTACGCCGACGACCTCCTCGACATGTTCGGTCTCACCGAGCGCGCCGACGACCTGCCGTCCCGGTTCAGCCGTGGTCTCAAGCAGAAGACGGGCCTGATCCTGGGGCTCATACGGCCGTTCCGGCTCATGTTGATCGACGAGCCCTTCGTGGGCCTCGACACCCCGGGCCAGGAGACGCTCGTCGAGATCCTGAGCGACGTCGTCGAGCAGGGCGCCACGGTGATCTGCTCGACGCACCAACTCGACCTGGTGCCGGCGGCGACGCGGTGCGTGGGGCTACGCGACGGCGAGCTGGCCTACGACGGACCCGCCACAGCGGAGAAGATCCGAGAGCTCGTCGGCGGCTGA
- a CDS encoding ABC-F family ATP-binding cassette domain-containing protein, whose translation MILVDLDEVTMSRPGRPLFSRLSLTVATGDRLGVVGLNGCGKSTLLSVMTGEADPEAGVVRRGRGVRVAALVQRPVLPPGPVLAAVEEVAEQAWEAAAVLDHLGMTPLAGADTAALSGGQAKRVALARTLVAESDLLVLDEPTNHLDIDAVAWLEERLAAHRGGLVLVTHDRHVLDRVTTQVLELDRGRGHLHDGGYGAYLEGRAEREEKAASDESTRRVLARKELAWLRRGAPARTRKPKARIESATAIVEGRAEAPARVGIPDLHLGTPRLGDKVVELHDAGFAHDAPAPLFAGLDLALDPRERLGIVGPNGVGKSTLLDLVAGRRSPTTGRVVHGPTVRLGYYDQNGVELDPGRRVRDALVGEHRVPDWRDAALLESFWFDADAQWAPVGLLSGGERRRLQLLIVLAAQPNVLLLDEPTNDLDLDTLRVLEEFLDEWPGALVVVSHDRAFLERTVTDVLVMDGAGTPARRPGGYAAWEEERRARRAPGRATAAPPTPRAAPTPRTADARTPTAPTRSASTLRRLLKDAEKDVGRLARERHRIEGELATRAGTAGHAELRALGDELADVRGRLEVAEERWLAVAEEAEEAARRS comes from the coding sequence GTGATCCTCGTGGACCTCGACGAGGTGACGATGAGCCGGCCGGGGCGGCCGCTGTTCTCCCGGCTCTCCCTCACCGTCGCCACCGGTGACCGTCTCGGCGTCGTCGGCCTGAACGGGTGCGGGAAGTCCACCCTGCTCTCCGTCATGACCGGCGAGGCCGACCCGGAGGCCGGTGTCGTGCGTCGCGGCCGGGGCGTCCGCGTCGCGGCGCTGGTCCAGCGTCCGGTGCTGCCACCGGGCCCGGTGCTCGCCGCGGTGGAGGAGGTCGCCGAGCAGGCGTGGGAGGCCGCCGCCGTCCTCGACCACCTCGGGATGACCCCGCTGGCCGGGGCCGACACCGCCGCGCTCTCCGGAGGGCAGGCCAAGCGGGTGGCCCTCGCCCGCACCCTGGTCGCCGAGAGCGACCTCTTGGTGCTCGACGAGCCGACCAACCACCTCGACATCGACGCCGTGGCATGGCTCGAGGAACGCCTCGCCGCCCACCGCGGCGGGCTCGTGCTCGTCACCCACGACCGCCACGTGCTCGATCGGGTGACCACCCAGGTCCTCGAGCTCGACCGGGGACGCGGCCACCTCCACGACGGCGGCTACGGCGCCTACCTCGAGGGTCGGGCCGAGCGGGAGGAGAAGGCCGCCTCGGACGAGTCGACCCGGCGGGTGCTCGCTCGCAAGGAGCTGGCCTGGCTGCGGCGGGGCGCCCCGGCGCGCACCCGCAAGCCCAAGGCGCGGATCGAGTCCGCCACCGCGATCGTGGAGGGTCGCGCCGAGGCCCCGGCCCGCGTCGGGATCCCCGACCTGCACCTGGGGACGCCCCGGCTCGGCGACAAGGTCGTCGAGCTCCACGACGCCGGCTTCGCCCACGACGCGCCGGCGCCGCTCTTCGCCGGCCTCGACCTGGCGCTGGACCCCCGGGAGCGGCTCGGCATCGTGGGCCCGAACGGTGTCGGCAAGTCCACCCTGCTCGACCTCGTCGCCGGCCGCCGCTCCCCCACCACGGGACGGGTGGTGCACGGACCGACGGTGCGGCTCGGGTACTACGACCAGAACGGCGTGGAGCTCGACCCGGGCCGACGCGTGCGCGACGCCCTGGTCGGAGAGCACCGGGTGCCCGACTGGCGTGACGCCGCGCTGCTCGAATCGTTCTGGTTCGACGCCGACGCCCAATGGGCCCCCGTCGGCCTGCTCTCCGGCGGGGAACGCCGACGTCTCCAACTCCTGATCGTGCTCGCCGCGCAGCCCAACGTCCTCCTGCTCGACGAGCCCACCAACGACCTCGACCTCGACACGCTGCGCGTCCTCGAGGAGTTCCTCGACGAATGGCCCGGCGCGCTCGTCGTGGTGTCCCACGACCGTGCGTTCCTCGAGCGGACCGTCACGGACGTGCTCGTCATGGACGGCGCCGGTACCCCCGCCCGCCGCCCGGGCGGTTACGCGGCGTGGGAGGAGGAGCGCCGGGCCCGGCGGGCGCCGGGTCGCGCCACGGCGGCGCCCCCGACCCCCCGGGCGGCCCCCACCCCCCGAACCGCCGACGCGCGGACGCCGACGGCTCCGACCCGGAGCGCGAGCACGCTGCGACGCCTCCTCAAGGACGCCGAGAAGGACGTGGGACGGCTGGCCCGTGAGCGGCACCGGATCGAGGGGGAGCTCGCCACGCGCGCCGGCACCGCCGGGCACGCCGAGCTGCGCGCCCTCGGCGACGAGCTGGCCGACGTGCGGGGCCGGCTCGAGGTCGCCGAGGAGCGCTGGCTGGCCGTCGCCGAGGAGGCCGAGGAGGCCGCGCGGCGTTCGTGA
- a CDS encoding NifU family protein, which translates to MSIDADTTADAEAGPAVVLAVTPEALERVLEIRNGEDDPGSLCLRVEITGVAGPDYTYDLAFEAVSDADPEDDLSVQGGLSVVVAADSVERMAGSTLDVPRNPGQAGLVIRNPNRPNPLAGKDIVLTGDVPDQVRQLLDESINPSLASHGGYAELVGVEGATAFLTMGGGCQGCAMSAATLREGIQVAILEAIPAITEVVDVTDHNAGDNPFYT; encoded by the coding sequence ATGAGCATCGATGCCGACACCACTGCTGACGCCGAGGCCGGGCCCGCCGTGGTCCTGGCGGTGACCCCCGAGGCGCTGGAGCGGGTGCTCGAGATCCGCAACGGCGAGGACGATCCGGGCAGCCTCTGCCTGCGTGTCGAGATCACCGGCGTCGCCGGGCCGGACTACACCTACGACCTGGCCTTCGAGGCGGTGTCCGACGCCGACCCGGAGGACGACCTGTCCGTGCAGGGCGGCCTCAGCGTCGTGGTGGCCGCCGACAGCGTCGAGCGCATGGCCGGCTCCACCCTCGACGTGCCGCGCAACCCGGGCCAGGCCGGCCTCGTGATCCGGAACCCCAACCGACCGAACCCGTTGGCCGGCAAGGACATCGTGCTCACCGGCGACGTCCCCGACCAGGTCCGCCAGCTCCTCGACGAGTCCATCAACCCGAGCCTGGCCTCCCACGGCGGCTACGCCGAGCTCGTGGGCGTGGAGGGCGCCACGGCCTTCCTCACGATGGGGGGCGGCTGCCAGGGTTGTGCAATGAGCGCCGCCACGCTGCGTGAAGGCATCCAGGTGGCGATCCTCGAGGCGATCCCGGCGATCACCGAGGTCGTGGATGTGACCGACCACAACGCCGGCGACAACCCCTTCTACACCTGA